Proteins from a single region of Nocardiopsis dassonvillei subsp. dassonvillei DSM 43111:
- a CDS encoding ABC transporter ATP-binding protein: protein MSTDTVATTEAASAAPLGDTPVLEVTDLTVTFGGLNGNPDVRAVRGVSYSVRRGEVLGIVGESGSGKSVSSMAAMGLLPDHARITGSVRLHGEEILGLDDRAMARKRGKVISMVFQDPLSGLTPVYTVGDQLAEAVLVHDPSTPKARARARAVELLELVGIPNAEQRYRSFPHEFSGGMRQRVMIAMAMANDPDVIICDEPTTALDVTIQAQILDLLRTAREETGAAIVMITHDLGVVAGFVDRVLVMYAGRPVETGRVDDIYYRSRMPYTMGLLGAVPRMDLEHQGALVPIKGTPPSLSDLPPGCPFAPRCPLARPECDAAEPELLTIGAQPSGGRIRAGGAAARPDAGEADAQRVACVRSGEITDRGWTAQDIYPVPEIPDSPASAVDRADRAEMLRVRDLVKHHPLTKGAVFKRRVGSVYAVDGIDFDIREGETLALVGESGCGKSSTLMEIMDLARPQRGSISVMGRDVATLGRADRFALRRDMQIVFQDPMSSLDPRMTVFDIIAEPLRTHGRSVDEVTRRVYELIDLVGLNTEHVTRFPAEFSGGQRQRIGIARALALEPRLLVLDEPVSALDVSIQAGVVNLLQELQARLGLSYLFVAHDLSVVRHIADRVAVMYLGRIVEIGDTRSVYSRPSHPYTQALLSAIPIPDPEKERARTHIVLDGDLPSPANPPSGCRFRTRCQKFALLPEADREQCRTVEPQVLAVNDGDQAAACHFAER from the coding sequence ATGAGCACCGACACCGTCGCGACCACCGAAGCCGCCAGCGCGGCGCCCCTCGGCGACACCCCGGTCCTGGAGGTCACCGACCTCACCGTCACCTTCGGCGGACTCAACGGCAACCCCGACGTGCGCGCCGTGCGCGGAGTCAGCTACTCCGTCCGCCGCGGCGAGGTCCTGGGCATCGTGGGCGAGTCCGGCTCCGGCAAGTCCGTCTCCTCGATGGCCGCCATGGGGCTGCTGCCCGACCACGCCCGGATCACCGGCTCCGTGCGCCTGCACGGCGAGGAGATCCTGGGCCTGGACGACCGCGCCATGGCCCGCAAGCGCGGCAAGGTCATCTCCATGGTCTTCCAGGACCCGCTGTCCGGGCTCACCCCCGTGTACACGGTCGGCGACCAGCTCGCCGAGGCCGTCCTGGTCCACGACCCCTCCACCCCCAAGGCCAGGGCCCGCGCCCGCGCGGTGGAGCTGCTCGAACTCGTCGGCATCCCCAACGCCGAGCAGCGCTACCGCTCCTTCCCGCACGAGTTCTCCGGCGGCATGCGCCAGCGCGTCATGATCGCCATGGCGATGGCCAACGACCCCGACGTCATCATCTGCGACGAGCCCACCACGGCCCTGGACGTCACCATCCAGGCGCAGATCCTCGACCTGCTGCGCACCGCCCGCGAGGAGACCGGCGCGGCCATCGTGATGATCACCCACGACCTCGGCGTCGTCGCCGGTTTCGTCGACCGGGTCCTGGTCATGTACGCGGGCCGCCCGGTGGAGACCGGCCGCGTGGACGACATCTACTACCGCAGCAGGATGCCCTACACCATGGGCCTGCTCGGCGCCGTCCCCCGCATGGACCTGGAGCACCAGGGCGCCCTCGTCCCCATCAAGGGCACCCCGCCGTCGCTGTCGGACCTGCCGCCCGGATGCCCCTTCGCGCCGCGCTGCCCCCTGGCCCGGCCCGAGTGCGACGCGGCCGAGCCCGAACTCCTCACGATCGGCGCCCAGCCCTCGGGCGGGCGGATCCGTGCGGGCGGGGCCGCGGCGCGACCCGACGCGGGGGAGGCCGACGCCCAGCGGGTGGCGTGCGTCCGCTCCGGGGAGATCACCGACCGGGGGTGGACCGCCCAGGACATCTACCCGGTGCCGGAGATCCCCGACTCCCCGGCCTCCGCGGTGGACCGCGCGGACCGCGCGGAGATGCTGCGGGTGCGGGACCTGGTCAAGCACCACCCGCTCACCAAGGGCGCGGTGTTCAAACGCCGGGTCGGCTCGGTGTACGCGGTCGACGGCATCGACTTCGACATCCGCGAGGGGGAGACCCTCGCCCTGGTCGGCGAGTCCGGCTGCGGCAAGTCCTCCACCCTCATGGAGATCATGGACCTGGCCAGGCCCCAGCGCGGCTCCATCTCCGTCATGGGCCGCGACGTCGCCACCCTGGGCCGGGCCGACCGGTTCGCGCTGCGCCGGGACATGCAGATCGTCTTCCAGGACCCGATGAGCTCGCTCGACCCGCGCATGACGGTGTTCGACATCATCGCCGAGCCCCTGCGCACCCACGGCAGGAGCGTGGACGAGGTCACCCGCCGGGTGTACGAGCTGATCGACCTGGTGGGCCTCAACACCGAGCACGTCACCCGCTTCCCCGCCGAGTTTTCCGGCGGCCAGCGCCAGCGCATCGGCATCGCCCGGGCCCTGGCCCTGGAGCCCCGGCTGCTGGTGCTGGACGAGCCGGTCTCGGCCCTGGACGTGTCCATCCAGGCGGGCGTGGTCAACCTCCTCCAGGAGCTCCAGGCCCGGCTGGGCCTGTCCTACCTGTTCGTGGCGCACGACCTGTCCGTGGTCCGGCACATCGCCGACCGCGTCGCGGTCATGTACCTGGGCCGGATCGTGGAGATCGGCGACACCCGCTCGGTCTACTCCAGACCCTCCCACCCCTACACCCAGGCGCTGCTGTCCGCCATCCCGATCCCCGACCCGGAGAAGGAGCGCGCGCGCACGCACATCGTCCTGGACGGCGACCTGCCCAGCCCCGCCAACCCCCCCTCGGGATGCCGGTTCCGGACCAGGTGCCAGAAGTTCGCCCTGCTCCCCGAGGCCGACCGGGAGCAGTGCAGGACCGTCGAGCCCCAGGTCCTCGCCGTGAACGACGGTGACCAGGCGGCAGCCTGCCACTTCGCGGAGCGCTAG
- a CDS encoding ABC transporter family substrate-binding protein, with protein MRIGKVRYLAPVAALVLVASACGGGDDREDAQEQVASLAAEDLNPAPREELREGGSFVWAISAYDQQHNMWHTQGNMANVRRVAAAVLPNPTRYDVEGLPSPNEDFVLDFGVSDDGIEVFYELNPDAVWSDGKPITSEDYEAQVETVSGSREGDWELGGTDGYDQIAEFVPGDDEYSFTLRFDAPFAEWPSLFSPLYPKEYMEDEELFKEGYVKDYPVTAGPFGNVEFDDVTERITITRNEDWWGTEPLLDEIVFDAMGTDAMAGAFNNGEIDGFYLGYDAAGYELLRDREGAYFTRAVNHAYRFASLNGASPNLEDVRVRHAISLGLDTDALAEIALGAVDWPITGETNRLLRSSQNGYQDNSEGYGEYDPERAGELLDEAGWILEEGAEFRTNAEGETLSLDWVASDDMAIAQDEAEIGRDMLAEIGVEVKVQQVPNNALFSEYVIPGNYEVATYVLAGSHPYAGDAQENYGMPDQDGEWGNNLTRISTEEIDRKFGEMRSETDPDRYAELANEIDRLLWEEVATIPFFERPGLYVMNEDLHNWGEFGLASEYVYEDIGWAAE; from the coding sequence ATGCGAATCGGGAAGGTGCGCTACCTCGCCCCGGTCGCGGCGCTGGTTCTCGTGGCCAGCGCCTGCGGCGGAGGCGACGACCGGGAAGACGCCCAGGAGCAGGTGGCTTCCCTCGCCGCCGAGGACCTGAACCCCGCGCCCCGCGAGGAGTTGCGAGAGGGCGGCAGCTTCGTGTGGGCCATCAGCGCCTACGACCAGCAGCACAACATGTGGCACACCCAGGGCAACATGGCCAACGTGCGCCGCGTGGCCGCCGCGGTGCTGCCCAACCCGACCCGGTACGACGTTGAGGGGCTCCCCTCCCCCAACGAGGACTTCGTCCTCGACTTCGGGGTCAGCGATGACGGGATCGAGGTCTTCTACGAGCTCAACCCCGACGCGGTGTGGTCCGACGGCAAGCCCATCACGTCCGAGGACTACGAGGCCCAGGTCGAGACCGTCAGCGGTTCGCGCGAGGGCGACTGGGAGCTCGGTGGCACCGACGGGTACGACCAGATCGCCGAGTTCGTCCCCGGAGACGATGAGTACTCCTTCACCCTGAGGTTCGACGCGCCCTTCGCTGAGTGGCCGTCCCTGTTCTCCCCGCTGTACCCCAAGGAGTACATGGAGGACGAGGAGCTCTTCAAGGAGGGCTACGTCAAGGACTACCCCGTCACCGCGGGGCCCTTCGGGAACGTGGAGTTCGACGACGTCACCGAACGCATCACGATCACGAGGAACGAGGACTGGTGGGGCACCGAGCCGCTGCTGGACGAGATCGTCTTCGACGCCATGGGCACCGATGCCATGGCTGGCGCCTTCAACAACGGTGAGATCGACGGCTTCTACCTCGGTTACGACGCGGCCGGCTACGAGTTGCTCAGAGACCGCGAGGGCGCCTACTTCACCAGGGCCGTCAACCACGCCTACCGGTTCGCCTCGCTCAACGGCGCGAGCCCGAACCTGGAGGACGTTCGCGTCCGTCACGCGATCTCGCTGGGCCTGGACACCGACGCCCTCGCCGAGATCGCCCTGGGCGCGGTCGACTGGCCGATCACCGGTGAGACCAACCGCCTGCTCCGCTCCAGCCAGAACGGCTACCAGGACAACAGCGAGGGATACGGGGAGTACGACCCCGAGCGCGCGGGCGAGCTGCTCGACGAGGCGGGGTGGATCCTGGAGGAAGGCGCCGAGTTCCGCACGAACGCCGAGGGCGAGACGCTGTCCTTGGACTGGGTGGCCTCGGACGACATGGCCATCGCCCAGGACGAGGCTGAGATCGGCCGCGACATGCTCGCTGAGATCGGTGTCGAGGTCAAGGTCCAACAGGTGCCGAACAACGCCCTGTTCTCCGAGTACGTCATCCCCGGAAACTACGAGGTCGCCACGTACGTTCTCGCCGGTTCCCACCCCTACGCGGGTGACGCCCAGGAGAACTACGGTATGCCGGACCAGGACGGGGAGTGGGGTAACAACCTCACGCGCATCTCGACCGAGGAGATCGACCGGAAGTTCGGTGAGATGCGTTCCGAGACGGACCCGGACCGCTATGCCGAGCTCGCCAACGAGATCGACCGCCTGTTGTGGGAGGAGGTCGCGACCATTCCCTTCTTCGAGCGTCCCGGCCTCTACGTCATGAATGAGGACCTGCACAACTGGGGGGAGTTCGGTCTGGCCTCCGAATACGTCTACGAGGACATCGGCTGGGCCGCCGAGTAG
- a CDS encoding pectate lyase family protein, with the protein MRPHPIAAAAAAALLCAALTSCSPEGEEAATQPQTGAAAEPDTEADESGSPAEQTPDETPSETPEGERGGPVGWAGEPLERDGEEYPGAVGGAEGETVTASDAGELADHLSAEEPLTVEVTGAIDLDGTVEVGSDKTLVGVEGGAELTGGRLVVDGASNVILSNLRVEADGTALSVRGGAHHVWVDGSTFSGGGDAPLVSVTGGADHVTLSWNHFADAESALAVGGGEEEPGALRVTVHHNYFDGTAGRHPRARFAEHVHVFNNYFRANEEYGVESADDSNVLVEGNYFEGTRLSVATSEEEPGNVVTRDNLLVDSAQPDLLGEVADPPYAYEMDDTARVPDVVSAEAGVS; encoded by the coding sequence ATGAGACCTCACCCGATCGCCGCCGCGGCCGCGGCGGCGCTGCTGTGCGCTGCCCTCACCTCGTGTTCCCCGGAAGGGGAGGAGGCCGCGACACAGCCGCAGACCGGTGCCGCCGCCGAACCGGACACGGAGGCCGACGAGTCCGGGTCCCCGGCGGAGCAGACCCCGGACGAGACTCCGTCGGAGACACCGGAGGGGGAGCGGGGCGGGCCGGTCGGCTGGGCGGGCGAGCCGCTGGAGCGCGACGGTGAGGAGTACCCCGGCGCGGTCGGCGGGGCGGAGGGGGAGACCGTCACCGCCTCCGACGCCGGGGAGCTGGCCGACCACCTGTCCGCCGAGGAGCCGCTCACCGTCGAGGTCACCGGAGCGATCGACCTGGACGGGACGGTGGAGGTCGGCTCGGACAAGACCCTGGTGGGTGTCGAGGGCGGCGCCGAGCTCACCGGCGGGCGGCTGGTGGTCGACGGAGCCAGCAACGTCATCCTGTCCAACCTGCGGGTGGAGGCCGACGGGACCGCGCTGTCCGTGCGCGGTGGCGCCCACCACGTGTGGGTGGACGGCTCCACGTTCTCCGGCGGCGGGGACGCCCCCCTCGTCTCGGTGACCGGCGGCGCCGACCACGTCACCCTGTCCTGGAACCACTTCGCCGACGCCGAGTCGGCGCTCGCCGTCGGCGGCGGGGAGGAGGAGCCGGGGGCGCTGCGGGTCACCGTGCACCACAACTACTTCGACGGGACGGCGGGACGCCACCCCAGGGCGCGGTTCGCCGAGCACGTGCACGTGTTCAACAACTACTTCCGGGCCAACGAGGAGTACGGGGTGGAGTCGGCCGACGACTCCAACGTCCTGGTGGAGGGCAACTACTTCGAGGGCACCCGGCTCTCGGTGGCCACCTCGGAGGAGGAGCCCGGCAACGTGGTCACCCGCGACAACCTGCTCGTGGACTCCGCGCAGCCCGACCTGCTCGGCGAGGTGGCCGACCCTCCCTACGCCTACGAGATGGACGACACCGCCCGCGTCCCCGACGTGGTCTCGGCGGAGGCCGGGGTCAGCTGA
- a CDS encoding pilus assembly protein TadG-related protein — translation MGLRRILPHTAPPSRRRAPGRGDDGQANVLLLFGLTLALLSLTLLFVRVGAANDQRSRTQTAADAAALAAVGALQDRAAQDIVDGAYPMPWFDEEAAEARAEEYARSNGAVLTDIRASDNVMGRSGNIVRVEVRGAVCQRELEEDGSRHWNDVVCDGSEEETNTVVGNASAIAIVRIPHQCGRDGGELVCDGGTVDDLASAKRLIDVHLVDQEGRYSFNPNFVGGGGPAVDCDSLGSLHPIMCAAHQRLQQEFPGFFLSAGGRRNEPGSDHDSGEAVDYMMAELGGVPTPQMHANAITVIDWVIQNSHQLGVKGIIYEQRIWNATGGNPDPVGPWASVSRAMDDRGSNTQNHIDHIHLAAGVGLMQ, via the coding sequence ATGGGACTGCGACGGATCCTCCCCCACACCGCCCCTCCGTCCCGGCGGCGCGCCCCGGGCAGAGGCGACGACGGACAGGCCAACGTCCTGCTCCTGTTCGGGCTCACCCTGGCCCTGCTCTCGCTGACCCTGCTGTTCGTACGGGTGGGCGCCGCCAACGACCAGCGCTCGCGGACCCAGACCGCGGCCGACGCCGCCGCGCTGGCGGCGGTGGGCGCCCTCCAGGACCGGGCAGCGCAGGACATCGTCGACGGCGCGTACCCCATGCCCTGGTTCGACGAGGAGGCCGCCGAGGCGCGCGCCGAGGAGTACGCGCGCAGCAACGGGGCGGTCCTCACCGACATCCGCGCCAGCGACAACGTCATGGGACGCAGCGGGAACATCGTGCGGGTGGAGGTGCGCGGCGCCGTGTGCCAGCGCGAACTGGAGGAGGACGGGTCCCGGCACTGGAACGACGTGGTCTGCGACGGCAGCGAGGAGGAGACCAACACCGTGGTCGGCAACGCCTCGGCCATCGCCATCGTCCGCATCCCCCATCAGTGCGGGCGCGACGGGGGCGAGCTGGTCTGCGACGGCGGCACCGTCGACGACCTCGCCTCCGCCAAACGGCTGATCGACGTGCACCTGGTCGACCAGGAGGGCCGTTACAGCTTCAACCCCAACTTCGTCGGAGGGGGCGGGCCCGCCGTGGACTGCGACTCGCTGGGGTCACTGCACCCCATCATGTGCGCGGCGCACCAGCGCCTCCAGCAGGAGTTCCCGGGCTTCTTCCTCTCCGCGGGCGGCCGGCGCAACGAACCTGGCAGCGACCACGACAGCGGCGAGGCGGTGGACTACATGATGGCGGAACTGGGCGGCGTCCCCACCCCGCAGATGCACGCCAACGCCATCACCGTGATCGACTGGGTGATCCAGAACTCCCACCAGCTCGGGGTCAAGGGCATCATCTACGAGCAGCGCATCTGGAACGCGACCGGCGGGAACCCGGACCCGGTGGGCCCCTGGGCGAGCGTGAGCCGCGCCATGGACGACAGGGGCAGCAACACCCAGAACCACATCGACCACATCCACCTGGCGGCGGGCGTCGGTTTGATGCAGTGA
- a CDS encoding glycosyltransferase family 4 protein, producing MKIAYLINDMYGIGGTVRTVANQAAALSARHEVEIVSVFRHRAEPVLPVPAQVRLRPLVDVRGYDGDQGTGTDGRPLYEGSERAGVPPLLFPPEDARGPTHSRLTDDRLEEYLATTDADVVVGTRPGLNVVIARAAPSRVVKIGQEHLTYDQHSEPLRRVMEETYPHLDAFVTVTEADARTYRERMPMPRVRVLSIPNSVPAPAFTANGHNSRTIVSAGRLAPSKRHDLLVQAFSMVSEDFPEWTLRIYGRGNRRAALARLVNSLGLQDRVWLMGAHPRVEEAWAQGSFAAVTSSEEPFGMTIVEAMRSGLPVVSTDCPHGPASIIRDREDGLLVPNRSAPGIADGLAQLMADDELRRRMSSAALTGSERFDPANVMLMHEELFSDLSGHELPPPPVSVPAPRPEPAAACRVRVDGDGAAVLSFTDPPDRVVLTLEGKRVELEPDGGDVVVDAARGRLAARTWEVLRLDGDRETPVHDVEIRQHGFPLDPERVGRLSLVLPSRSAKGRLVLHVRRSAHHAEVEHVESADGLITVQGRVLGRDAPDAHARLAVRLRTSPGALREFSAPVAGDGRFTAVVDPEVVVHGRYGESEKWELRLVLSDGTECTVGRHLSGVAGYQKIIRYPDQKVERGEGFGSRVRPYYTVNDRLGLVASPLAPTLEVDLVRASPAGRGAGRLRFEVRLASPLPEGAEYAVEVVRGTDVGRRFPLRVEGGSASGGRLVGSLPLLTGSGYGGSGAIRATWRLRLLAGQPGALGRLGATAVPDSTSRRWSRGPYVRSATVTPLGSGDLQVTVADVHAWEAVRRRMP from the coding sequence GTGAAGATCGCCTATCTGATCAACGACATGTACGGCATCGGCGGAACCGTGCGCACCGTCGCCAACCAGGCGGCGGCGCTGTCCGCCCGGCACGAGGTCGAGATCGTCTCGGTGTTCCGGCACCGCGCCGAGCCCGTTCTGCCCGTACCCGCGCAGGTGCGCCTGCGTCCGCTCGTGGACGTGCGCGGGTACGACGGCGACCAGGGCACGGGGACGGACGGCCGCCCGCTGTACGAGGGATCGGAACGGGCCGGTGTACCGCCGCTGCTCTTCCCGCCGGAGGACGCGCGCGGTCCCACACACAGCCGTCTGACCGACGACCGGCTGGAGGAGTACCTGGCCACCACCGACGCCGACGTGGTGGTGGGCACCCGGCCTGGGCTGAACGTGGTGATCGCCCGGGCCGCTCCGAGCCGGGTGGTCAAGATAGGCCAGGAGCACCTGACCTACGACCAGCACTCCGAGCCGCTGCGCCGGGTGATGGAGGAGACCTACCCCCATCTGGACGCCTTCGTGACGGTGACCGAGGCCGACGCGCGCACGTACCGGGAGCGGATGCCGATGCCGCGGGTGCGGGTGCTGTCCATCCCGAACTCGGTGCCCGCGCCCGCGTTCACCGCCAACGGGCACAACAGCCGCACGATCGTGTCCGCCGGGCGGCTGGCCCCCAGCAAGCGGCACGACCTCCTGGTGCAGGCCTTCTCCATGGTCAGCGAGGACTTCCCCGAGTGGACGCTGCGGATCTACGGGCGCGGCAACCGGCGTGCGGCGCTGGCCCGGCTGGTCAACTCGCTCGGGCTCCAGGACCGCGTGTGGCTGATGGGCGCGCACCCGCGCGTGGAGGAGGCCTGGGCCCAGGGTTCGTTCGCGGCGGTGACCTCCAGTGAGGAGCCGTTCGGGATGACGATCGTGGAGGCCATGCGCTCGGGGCTGCCGGTGGTGAGCACCGACTGCCCGCACGGCCCGGCGTCGATCATCCGCGACCGCGAGGACGGGCTGCTGGTGCCCAACCGGTCCGCCCCGGGGATCGCCGACGGGCTGGCCCAGCTGATGGCCGACGACGAGCTGCGCCGGCGGATGTCGTCCGCCGCGCTGACCGGGTCCGAGCGCTTCGACCCGGCCAACGTCATGCTGATGCACGAGGAGCTGTTCTCCGACCTCTCCGGCCACGAGCTGCCTCCGCCGCCGGTGTCGGTGCCCGCGCCGCGCCCCGAACCGGCCGCCGCCTGCCGGGTGCGCGTGGACGGGGACGGGGCCGCGGTGCTGTCGTTCACCGACCCGCCCGACCGGGTGGTGCTGACCCTGGAGGGCAAGCGGGTGGAGCTGGAGCCGGACGGCGGCGACGTGGTGGTGGACGCCGCGCGCGGTCGGCTGGCCGCGCGCACGTGGGAGGTGCTGCGGCTCGACGGCGACCGGGAGACCCCGGTCCACGACGTGGAGATCCGCCAGCACGGCTTCCCGTTGGACCCGGAACGGGTCGGGCGCCTGTCCCTGGTGCTGCCCTCCCGTTCAGCGAAGGGCCGCCTGGTGCTGCACGTGCGGCGCTCGGCGCACCACGCCGAGGTGGAGCACGTGGAGTCGGCCGACGGGCTGATCACCGTGCAGGGCCGGGTGCTGGGCCGCGACGCGCCCGACGCCCACGCGCGCCTGGCGGTGCGGCTGCGCACGTCTCCCGGGGCCCTGCGGGAGTTCTCCGCGCCGGTGGCCGGTGACGGCCGTTTCACGGCGGTGGTGGACCCCGAGGTCGTGGTGCACGGCCGGTACGGCGAATCGGAGAAGTGGGAGCTGCGCCTGGTGCTCTCCGACGGGACCGAGTGCACCGTGGGGCGTCACCTGTCCGGTGTGGCGGGCTACCAGAAGATCATCCGGTACCCGGACCAGAAGGTGGAGCGGGGCGAGGGGTTCGGTTCGCGGGTGCGCCCCTACTACACGGTCAACGACCGGCTGGGGCTCGTGGCGTCGCCGCTGGCTCCCACCCTGGAGGTGGACCTCGTGCGGGCGAGCCCCGCGGGGCGTGGCGCGGGTCGCCTGCGGTTCGAGGTGCGTCTGGCCTCCCCGCTCCCGGAGGGCGCGGAGTACGCCGTGGAGGTGGTGCGCGGCACCGACGTGGGCCGGCGCTTCCCGCTGCGGGTCGAGGGCGGCTCCGCCTCCGGCGGCCGTCTGGTGGGCTCCCTGCCGCTGCTGACGGGGTCGGGGTACGGCGGCTCCGGCGCGATCCGGGCCACGTGGCGGCTGCGGCTGCTGGCGGGGCAGCCGGGGGCTCTGGGGCGCCTGGGCGCCACGGCGGTCCCGGACAGCACCTCGCGCCGCTGGAGCCGCGGCCCGTACGTGCGCTCGGCGACCGTGACGCCCCTGGGGTCCGGTGACCTCCAGGTCACCGTCGCCGACGTCCACGCGTGGGAGGCCGTCCGGCGACGGATGCCCTGA